A region of Synergistota bacterium DNA encodes the following proteins:
- a CDS encoding ABC transporter substrate-binding protein: MRKIIVAALILCVALTGVAVAKTIKIGAIYPLTGPIASTGLRCKYAVEVALKIINEAHPELKGIPLAETAGLPNLGGAKIKVVFADSQAKPDVGKAEAERLITQEKVIALVGAYQSAVSKPASFVAERYKIPFVCGASSSAALTERGLKYFFRIAPTDATDSVGFLKFLKWLSRKTGKPIKTIGVFYENTEFGKHAALEAKKAAKKMGFKVVADVPYTFGSTNLNAEVQKLKAANPDAILVASLIGDFTLFVKTCKQLDYAPPISLSYCGGFQDPSFIKNVGKDADYWCGSQSFAKDLLPKMPLLAKVNEMFKKLAKGDYDGPTLEITHAVLVLAQAINLAGSTDGDKIRAVLAKTEFPMPLAIAGKVKFGPGGQNIYAETVIQQIQNGKYVTVYPENLASAKLVYPMPAWGKRK; encoded by the coding sequence GTGAGGAAAATCATTGTAGCAGCGTTGATTTTGTGCGTTGCGTTGACTGGAGTTGCTGTAGCGAAAACGATTAAAATAGGCGCTATTTATCCATTAACCGGACCCATAGCGAGCACGGGATTACGCTGTAAATATGCAGTTGAAGTAGCGTTAAAGATAATAAACGAGGCTCATCCGGAGCTTAAGGGTATACCGCTTGCTGAGACTGCGGGACTTCCAAATCTCGGTGGTGCAAAGATAAAGGTCGTATTTGCCGATAGCCAGGCTAAGCCGGATGTTGGAAAGGCAGAAGCAGAAAGGCTTATAACTCAGGAGAAAGTAATAGCTCTTGTTGGTGCCTATCAGAGTGCGGTTTCGAAGCCAGCCTCCTTTGTGGCGGAGAGATATAAGATTCCCTTTGTATGTGGTGCCTCCAGTTCTGCGGCCCTGACGGAGAGAGGGTTGAAGTACTTCTTCCGTATAGCTCCAACTGATGCTACCGATTCCGTTGGTTTTCTCAAGTTCCTGAAGTGGCTTTCTAGGAAGACGGGCAAGCCTATAAAGACTATAGGTGTATTCTACGAAAATACGGAGTTCGGTAAACACGCTGCTCTTGAGGCTAAGAAAGCAGCTAAGAAGATGGGATTTAAAGTTGTAGCTGATGTTCCTTACACTTTTGGATCTACGAATCTGAATGCTGAAGTTCAAAAGCTTAAGGCTGCTAATCCCGATGCGATTCTTGTGGCGTCCTTGATAGGAGATTTTACTCTTTTCGTTAAGACGTGTAAACAGCTTGATTATGCACCGCCAATATCCCTTTCATATTGTGGAGGCTTTCAGGATCCCAGCTTTATAAAAAACGTGGGAAAGGATGCAGACTACTGGTGTGGAAGCCAGAGCTTTGCTAAAGACTTGCTTCCGAAGATGCCCCTGCTTGCCAAGGTAAATGAGATGTTCAAGAAGCTGGCTAAGGGGGACTATGATGGTCCAACGCTTGAGATTACTCATGCGGTTCTCGTTCTCGCTCAGGCTATAAACCTTGCTGGTTCTACGGATGGTGATAAAATCAGAGCGGTTCTCGCTAAGACCGAGTTTCCTATGCCTCTCGCTATAGCGGGGAAGGTTAAGTTTGGACCTGGTGGTCAGAATATATACGCTGAGACAGTTATTCAACAGATTCAGAACGGTAAGTATGTTACCGTCTATCCAGAGAATCTTGCGTCGGCTAAGCTTGTTTATCCTATGCCTGCATGGGGGAAGAGGAAGTAA
- the larA gene encoding nickel-dependent lactate racemase: MKKGFRLAMGDGFVEFDYDDADIIEVLRTKEMPEVEDEKELVKKALKKPIDSAPLRELVKPKDRVCIIFSDMTRLWVRHHVFMPFILEELKAAGVKQQNIFAICANGDHRDHTGEEFKRLLGEESYEFLQGRIYNHHARDKEENIYLGKTTYGTPAEINKMVVEADKVVLTGGIVHHFLDGFGGGKKAIMPGVCSRDSIMKNHSLALHPVPGKGLDPTVRAGVMRGNRVSEDSVEVASFVNPCFLVNSVVSPHGKIAYIVAGNYITAHEEGAKFCNEYNSVEISELADLTIVSCGGYPEDINLYQTYKTLYNAERATKEGGVIILVSESREGMGNDDFYHMFIDYRDNKEREEALRANYTIGGHMAFHTALMAEKFRIFLLTSLPDEKVREAGMEPIRSVEEGIEKAKAILGSHPSTYVIPEGHKLLPFLKEDIIK, from the coding sequence ATGAAGAAGGGATTCAGGCTCGCTATGGGTGATGGTTTTGTCGAATTTGATTACGATGATGCGGATATAATAGAGGTTCTTAGGACTAAGGAAATGCCAGAGGTGGAGGATGAAAAGGAGCTGGTTAAGAAGGCTCTGAAAAAACCTATTGATTCTGCTCCTTTAAGGGAGCTCGTTAAGCCTAAAGATAGGGTGTGCATAATATTCAGCGATATGACGAGATTGTGGGTCAGGCATCATGTATTTATGCCCTTTATCCTTGAGGAGCTTAAAGCTGCTGGCGTTAAACAGCAGAATATATTTGCTATATGCGCTAATGGTGATCACAGAGATCATACAGGGGAGGAATTTAAGAGGCTTCTGGGGGAGGAGTCTTACGAGTTTCTTCAGGGAAGAATATACAATCACCATGCGAGAGATAAAGAAGAGAACATCTATCTTGGCAAAACTACATATGGCACACCCGCTGAGATTAACAAGATGGTTGTTGAAGCTGATAAAGTCGTTCTGACTGGTGGTATAGTTCATCACTTCCTTGATGGCTTTGGAGGAGGTAAGAAGGCAATTATGCCCGGAGTTTGCTCGCGGGACTCTATAATGAAAAATCACAGTCTTGCGCTTCATCCCGTTCCGGGAAAAGGCCTTGATCCGACTGTGAGAGCTGGCGTCATGAGGGGTAATAGAGTTAGCGAGGACTCCGTGGAGGTTGCAAGCTTCGTGAATCCCTGTTTTCTCGTGAATAGCGTTGTTAGTCCCCATGGGAAGATAGCTTATATAGTGGCTGGCAATTATATAACTGCCCATGAAGAGGGGGCTAAGTTTTGCAATGAATACAATAGCGTTGAGATAAGCGAATTAGCAGACCTCACTATAGTTTCGTGTGGGGGTTATCCTGAGGACATAAATCTGTATCAGACCTATAAGACGCTTTATAACGCTGAGAGAGCGACAAAGGAAGGAGGAGTCATAATTTTGGTTTCCGAAAGCAGAGAAGGAATGGGGAATGATGATTTCTATCACATGTTCATAGATTACCGTGATAATAAAGAAAGGGAGGAGGCTCTGCGAGCTAACTATACCATTGGAGGGCATATGGCATTTCATACAGCACTGATGGCTGAGAAATTCCGCATATTTCTGCTAACAAGTCTTCCAGATGAGAAAGTTAGAGAGGCGGGAATGGAACCCATACGAAGCGTTGAGGAGGGGATAGAAAAGGCTAAAGCAATACTTGGCTCTCATCCTTCGACTTACGTGATTCCAGAGGGGCATAAGCTCCTTCCCTTTTTGAAGGAAGATATTATAAAATAA
- a CDS encoding 4Fe-4S binding protein yields the protein MSLKGWKDIPPAGLILDAGNAALYKTGTWRSVRPVWDESKCIHCHLCWLHCPDGSILVENEKMVGISYDYCKGCGICASICPKKAIEMKPESLFEGGE from the coding sequence ATGAGTTTAAAAGGATGGAAGGATATACCGCCTGCGGGTTTGATATTAGATGCGGGGAATGCTGCTCTTTACAAAACTGGCACGTGGAGAAGCGTAAGACCTGTCTGGGACGAGTCTAAGTGTATCCATTGCCATCTGTGCTGGCTTCATTGCCCGGATGGCTCCATACTCGTTGAGAATGAAAAGATGGTAGGAATAAGCTATGACTATTGCAAAGGGTGCGGGATCTGTGCTTCTATATGCCCGAAGAAAGCCATAGAGATGAAGCCGGAGTCTCTCTTTGAGGGAGGTGAGTAG
- a CDS encoding ABC transporter ATP-binding protein encodes MLDVRDLKIAYDDVPVVHGVSFNVKEGEVVSIVGANGAGKTTLLRAIAGLITPVSGKIAFLGEDITSLPAFEVVKRGISYVPEGRRLFSKLSVRENLLLGAYYIEDETKVRELFDQVLELFPHLKERLNQKAETLSGGEQQMLAIGRGLMSDPKLIMIDEMSLGLMPKLVERVMGVVSEIKKAGKTVLLVEQMVEEALSISDRGYVLQTGKIVLSGTGEELLKSDMVRKAYLGL; translated from the coding sequence ATGCTCGACGTAAGAGATCTTAAGATAGCTTATGATGATGTCCCCGTCGTTCACGGGGTCTCCTTTAACGTTAAAGAAGGAGAGGTTGTATCCATAGTTGGCGCAAACGGAGCAGGTAAAACAACTCTGCTTAGAGCTATAGCTGGCTTGATTACTCCGGTTAGCGGGAAGATAGCCTTTCTGGGGGAGGATATAACATCGCTTCCTGCTTTTGAGGTTGTTAAACGAGGGATATCTTATGTGCCGGAGGGGAGAAGGCTATTTTCAAAGCTTTCGGTGAGAGAAAACTTACTTCTTGGTGCCTATTACATAGAGGATGAAACTAAGGTTAGGGAGCTCTTTGATCAGGTTCTCGAACTTTTCCCTCATCTTAAGGAAAGATTGAATCAGAAAGCAGAGACCTTAAGTGGTGGAGAACAGCAGATGCTCGCTATAGGTAGAGGATTGATGTCTGATCCCAAGCTCATAATGATAGACGAAATGTCTTTGGGATTGATGCCCAAGCTCGTTGAGAGAGTCATGGGAGTGGTAAGTGAGATAAAGAAAGCAGGAAAGACCGTTCTTTTGGTCGAGCAGATGGTCGAGGAAGCTTTGAGCATATCAGACCGGGGTTATGTCCTTCAAACAGGGAAGATAGTTCTATCAGGCACGGGTGAGGAGCTTCTTAAGAGTGATATGGTTAGAAAAGCCTATCTTGGGCTTTAG
- a CDS encoding pyruvate ferredoxin oxidoreductase (catalyzes the formation of acetyl-CoA from pyruvate and coenzyme A): MALTIKDLLKREERLSYGHRLCPGCGAALTARLVMLAVDEPVVVSCATGCLEVSTTIYPYTAWRVPWIHNAFENAAATIAGVEAAYKALRKKGKIDKEVKFIAFGGDGGTYDIGLQALSGALERGHDFLYICYNNEGYMNTGAQRSGGTPKGANTTTAPAGKVIPGKPQWRKDLTAIVAGHHIPYVAQTTLHNPLDLVNKVRKAIETPGPSFINVLAPCVRFWRISPSEMIKVCKLAVDTCFWPVFEVIDDEWKLSYKPRQKKPIEEFLKVQGRFRHLFKPENRHIIDEIQKDVDRQWEYVLRMCGEKT, translated from the coding sequence ATGGCCTTGACGATAAAGGATCTCTTAAAAAGAGAGGAGAGGCTTTCCTATGGGCACAGGTTATGTCCGGGTTGTGGTGCTGCCTTGACCGCGAGGCTGGTCATGCTCGCGGTAGATGAGCCCGTTGTCGTTTCATGTGCCACTGGTTGTCTCGAGGTTTCCACGACCATCTACCCGTATACCGCTTGGAGGGTACCATGGATTCATAACGCTTTTGAAAATGCTGCTGCGACAATAGCTGGCGTGGAAGCGGCGTATAAGGCTTTGAGGAAGAAAGGTAAAATAGACAAAGAGGTAAAGTTTATCGCCTTTGGTGGAGACGGTGGAACATACGATATAGGTCTGCAGGCTCTCTCAGGAGCCCTTGAAAGGGGACATGATTTTCTGTATATATGCTATAACAACGAAGGTTATATGAATACCGGCGCTCAGAGATCCGGTGGAACTCCCAAAGGGGCTAATACTACCACTGCTCCCGCAGGTAAAGTTATTCCCGGAAAACCCCAGTGGAGAAAGGATTTAACTGCCATCGTGGCAGGACATCACATTCCATATGTTGCTCAGACGACCTTGCATAACCCGCTTGATTTGGTCAACAAGGTTCGTAAGGCGATAGAAACGCCTGGTCCTTCCTTTATAAATGTCCTTGCTCCCTGCGTTAGATTTTGGAGAATAAGTCCATCCGAGATGATTAAAGTATGCAAGCTTGCTGTTGATACCTGCTTCTGGCCCGTATTTGAGGTCATAGACGATGAGTGGAAGCTCTCCTATAAGCCGAGACAGAAAAAACCTATAGAGGAGTTTTTGAAGGTTCAGGGAAGGTTCCGCCACCTGTTTAAGCCAGAAAATCGCCATATAATAGATGAGATTCAAAAAGATGTAGATAGACAGTGGGAATATGTACTAAGGATGTGTGGTGAAAAGACATAA
- the porA gene encoding pyruvate ferredoxin oxidoreductase: protein MSRVKRVAITGNAAVAEAMRQINPDVVAAYPITPQTEIMMTFAQFVADGLVDTEVVTVESEHSAMSACVGAAAAGCRVMTATSANGLALMHEIVYIASSLRLPIVMCVVNRALSAPINIHCDHADTMAERDSGWVQIYSETAQEVYDHMFLALRLAEHMDVRLPVMVCQDGFIISHGVEVVELLDDEQVKNFIGEYKPWYPLLDTDHPITYGPLDLFDYYFEHKRQQFEAMKNVPRVYDEVANELSKLTGRKYPKIEGFYLDDAEYVIVVMSSTAGTTKHVVKEMRKEGKKVGMLKVRLFRPFPGEEIARVLDGRKAVAVLDRAYSTGAEAPLFCEIKSALYEAQSRPKLASYIYGLGGRDTTPTLIRSVFEDLISGRISKEEKYLGVRE, encoded by the coding sequence GTGAGTAGGGTGAAAAGGGTTGCTATAACTGGAAACGCTGCGGTTGCTGAAGCTATGAGACAGATAAACCCTGATGTAGTTGCGGCTTATCCCATAACTCCACAGACTGAGATAATGATGACGTTTGCTCAGTTCGTTGCTGATGGGCTTGTTGATACTGAAGTTGTTACGGTTGAAAGCGAGCATTCTGCCATGTCTGCGTGTGTTGGAGCTGCTGCAGCAGGGTGTAGAGTCATGACCGCTACCTCTGCTAATGGTTTAGCATTGATGCATGAGATAGTCTACATAGCTTCCTCCCTGAGACTTCCCATAGTTATGTGTGTGGTTAATAGGGCTCTTTCTGCTCCGATAAATATACACTGTGATCATGCTGATACTATGGCAGAGAGGGATTCCGGCTGGGTTCAGATATATAGCGAGACCGCTCAGGAGGTTTACGACCATATGTTCTTGGCCTTAAGGCTTGCCGAGCATATGGATGTTCGTCTGCCCGTTATGGTCTGTCAGGATGGGTTTATAATTTCTCACGGCGTTGAAGTTGTTGAGCTCCTCGATGATGAGCAGGTTAAAAACTTCATCGGTGAGTATAAGCCCTGGTATCCTCTCCTTGATACTGATCATCCGATCACATACGGTCCTCTCGATCTTTTCGATTACTACTTTGAGCATAAGCGTCAGCAATTTGAGGCGATGAAAAATGTCCCGCGGGTTTACGATGAAGTTGCTAATGAACTTTCAAAGCTCACTGGCAGGAAATACCCTAAGATAGAAGGATTCTACTTAGACGATGCGGAATACGTTATAGTCGTTATGTCCTCAACTGCGGGAACTACAAAGCACGTCGTTAAGGAAATGAGAAAAGAGGGTAAGAAGGTTGGTATGCTTAAGGTAAGGCTTTTCCGCCCCTTCCCCGGTGAGGAGATAGCGCGTGTGCTTGATGGTAGGAAAGCCGTAGCGGTCTTGGACAGAGCTTATTCCACTGGAGCTGAGGCTCCGCTCTTTTGCGAGATAAAGTCCGCCCTGTATGAGGCTCAGTCGAGGCCGAAGCTTGCTTCATACATATATGGACTTGGCGGAAGAGATACTACGCCCACGCTTATAAGGAGCGTATTTGAGGATCTCATAAGCGGCAGAATATCCAAGGAAGAGAAGTATCTTGGAGTCAGGGAATAA
- a CDS encoding ABC transporter ATP-binding protein gives MGIILEVSNLTMKFGELVANKDVSFKVNEGEVLGLIGPNGAGKTTLFNCITGYYKPLSGRVYFLGEDITGLPPHEIARRGAVRTFQIVKPLKEMSVLDNVMVGAFLREPSAIKARKIAEEVIELCGMREIMHKPAGSLTIADKKRLELARALATRPRLLMLDEVMAGLTSTEVKEAVELLLKIRDRGITLLVVEHIMEAIMPIADRVVVLDGGEKIADDVPEKVVNDEKVIKAYLGERYHARRKRS, from the coding sequence ATGGGTATCATCCTGGAAGTTTCGAATCTCACAATGAAGTTCGGGGAGCTTGTGGCTAATAAGGATGTCTCCTTTAAGGTGAATGAGGGAGAGGTCCTTGGGCTTATAGGTCCCAATGGGGCTGGCAAAACTACATTGTTTAATTGTATAACGGGTTATTATAAACCCCTTTCAGGTAGGGTCTATTTCCTCGGAGAGGATATAACCGGCTTACCCCCTCACGAGATAGCAAGGAGGGGAGCGGTTAGGACATTTCAGATAGTTAAGCCTCTTAAGGAGATGAGCGTTCTGGATAATGTTATGGTCGGGGCTTTTCTGAGGGAGCCGAGCGCTATTAAGGCTCGAAAAATCGCAGAGGAAGTTATCGAGCTCTGTGGCATGAGGGAAATCATGCATAAGCCTGCGGGAAGCCTTACTATAGCTGATAAGAAAAGGCTCGAGCTTGCGAGAGCTTTGGCAACTCGTCCAAGACTCCTGATGCTCGATGAGGTAATGGCTGGGCTAACCTCCACGGAGGTCAAGGAGGCGGTAGAGCTTCTCCTTAAGATAAGGGATAGGGGAATAACGCTTCTCGTTGTTGAGCATATCATGGAAGCGATAATGCCTATAGCGGACAGGGTTGTCGTCTTGGATGGGGGGGAGAAGATCGCTGATGATGTGCCTGAGAAGGTCGTTAATGATGAGAAAGTTATAAAGGCTTATCTGGGGGAGAGGTATCATGCTCGACGTAAGAGATCTTAA
- a CDS encoding 2-oxoacid:acceptor oxidoreductase family protein — MEGLVEIRWHGRGGQGAKTGAQILAEVFFEEGYHIQAFPEYGAERSGAPMKAFDRLSKEEILLHCQVEHPDMVVVIDPTLLTAVNVTEGLKEDGALIVNTPHAPAEVKEKLGLKTQKVYTVDATKIALEEIGINTPNTPMLGALAKIIGEVPLEKFEEHFRSKFAVKLTQEKIEANLRAMRRGYEEVRGE, encoded by the coding sequence TTGGAGGGGCTCGTTGAGATACGCTGGCACGGTAGAGGAGGTCAGGGTGCGAAAACAGGAGCCCAGATATTAGCGGAGGTGTTCTTTGAGGAAGGATATCATATTCAAGCTTTCCCGGAGTATGGAGCTGAGAGGTCTGGGGCTCCTATGAAGGCTTTTGATCGCTTAAGTAAGGAGGAAATACTGCTTCACTGTCAGGTTGAGCATCCTGATATGGTCGTTGTTATCGATCCTACCCTGCTTACCGCGGTTAACGTTACCGAGGGACTTAAGGAAGACGGAGCGCTCATCGTCAACACTCCACACGCTCCTGCTGAGGTAAAGGAAAAACTGGGGTTAAAGACGCAAAAAGTTTATACCGTTGATGCCACGAAGATAGCCCTCGAGGAAATAGGGATAAACACGCCGAATACGCCTATGCTTGGAGCTTTAGCTAAGATAATCGGTGAGGTTCCTCTTGAGAAGTTTGAGGAGCATTTCAGATCCAAGTTTGCCGTTAAGTTAACCCAGGAGAAAATAGAAGCTAACCTGAGGGCTATGCGCCGTGGATATGAGGAGGTGCGAGGGGAATGA
- a CDS encoding branched-chain amino acid ABC transporter permease, producing MILYLQVVVSGLLMGLVYSLVAVGLNLIYGVMDVLNFAHGEFLMLSMYVCFWFGFLWKIDPLFSWIFATAFAFLLGLVVYKLVIRKVVGAPALASLLATFGLSIFLRNVALFLWGPNYRFLNKTILGDLRMVLGGVSIGGPQLVAGIASIAVTLFIYFLMRRTKLGWAIQATALDREAAQLMGINTEWIFALTFGIGGACVGVAGGMLSSFYYVFPEVGILFSLIAFVTVALGGFGSIGGAFWAGILIGLAEALGGFFIAPVFKYVIVFAIYLLVVLIRPRGLFGW from the coding sequence GTGATACTTTATCTTCAGGTAGTGGTCAGTGGTCTTCTTATGGGATTGGTTTATTCCCTCGTTGCCGTTGGGTTGAATCTCATCTATGGTGTTATGGATGTTCTAAACTTCGCACATGGTGAATTTTTAATGCTATCTATGTATGTATGTTTTTGGTTTGGCTTTCTCTGGAAAATAGATCCTCTTTTTTCGTGGATATTTGCTACTGCGTTTGCCTTCTTGCTGGGGTTAGTAGTGTACAAACTCGTTATAAGGAAAGTGGTAGGTGCTCCCGCGCTAGCTTCTCTCCTTGCTACCTTTGGATTGAGCATATTTTTGAGAAATGTAGCGCTTTTCCTTTGGGGACCTAACTATAGGTTTTTGAATAAAACCATTCTTGGAGATCTTAGAATGGTCTTAGGGGGAGTCTCGATAGGGGGACCGCAGCTTGTTGCCGGCATAGCTTCGATAGCGGTGACACTGTTTATCTATTTCCTAATGAGAAGGACTAAACTTGGTTGGGCCATTCAGGCCACCGCTCTTGATAGAGAAGCTGCTCAGCTTATGGGAATAAATACGGAATGGATATTTGCACTGACCTTTGGGATAGGAGGAGCTTGCGTTGGGGTAGCTGGGGGAATGCTTTCAAGCTTTTATTATGTTTTTCCCGAAGTAGGTATACTCTTTTCCTTAATAGCTTTTGTTACCGTTGCGTTGGGAGGATTTGGTTCTATCGGCGGTGCCTTCTGGGCAGGGATACTGATAGGTTTGGCTGAGGCTCTTGGAGGCTTCTTTATAGCCCCTGTGTTTAAATATGTCATAGTTTTTGCGATTTACCTTCTGGTCGTTCTTATAAGGCCGAGGGGGTTATTCGGATGGTAA
- a CDS encoding histidine phosphatase family protein, which yields MKTKIIFIRHGECEGNRVGLFRGRRDFPLNENGVKQAEALREELRKFGLSAVYSSPLSRALRTAQIIAEPHGLSPIVDESFTNISLGSWEGRPKADIEREYPKEWKTWITVPEDLSLPGAERVDDVKERAYKGLLRILPQHEGEIIAIVSHRAVLKPLFAAMFEVKKPYFWKFHFDTASYSIVEYRGERGFTLILLNETKHLTDFVVEEV from the coding sequence TTGAAAACCAAGATAATCTTCATAAGGCACGGCGAGTGTGAAGGGAATAGAGTGGGGCTTTTCAGAGGTAGGAGAGATTTCCCCCTCAATGAGAACGGGGTAAAACAAGCTGAGGCGCTTAGAGAGGAGTTAAGGAAGTTCGGGTTGAGTGCCGTTTATTCGAGTCCTCTTTCACGGGCGTTAAGGACTGCTCAGATAATAGCAGAACCTCATGGTTTGAGTCCCATTGTCGATGAGAGCTTCACTAATATCTCGCTTGGCTCGTGGGAGGGAAGACCCAAAGCTGATATAGAAAGAGAATATCCAAAGGAATGGAAGACATGGATAACCGTTCCTGAGGACCTTTCCCTGCCAGGAGCGGAAAGAGTAGATGATGTGAAGGAAAGGGCATATAAGGGATTGTTGAGGATTCTTCCTCAACATGAAGGTGAAATCATAGCTATAGTTAGTCATAGGGCGGTTTTAAAACCCCTTTTTGCTGCTATGTTTGAAGTGAAAAAGCCATATTTTTGGAAATTTCACTTTGATACCGCTTCTTATAGCATCGTCGAGTATAGAGGGGAAAGAGGCTTTACTCTGATCCTTTTAAACGAGACGAAACATCTGACCGACTTTGTTGTTGAGGAAGTTTAA
- a CDS encoding YIP1 family protein — translation MIKRLIFEPEFFFESLRESSIERKDLVGPAIIVALTGLINPLTVFYIHGEVSYSFVLFSILISIAGWTFFSVVVHKISETLSGFRRASFINLLYGLGASRLPMLIFLFTMAFVCLKHNVNIVSSRFAMVYVISVLWMFYLYGLCVSKLYGLSFLRSIFAVIFSFIAITMAMSLLGRAFGWVSLSIPILG, via the coding sequence ATGATTAAAAGGTTAATATTCGAACCAGAATTCTTTTTCGAGAGTTTGAGGGAGTCCTCTATAGAAAGGAAGGATTTAGTAGGTCCGGCTATTATAGTAGCCTTAACAGGTCTTATAAATCCCCTTACCGTTTTTTATATCCACGGTGAGGTTTCTTATAGCTTCGTCCTCTTTTCGATATTAATCTCTATCGCGGGTTGGACATTCTTTTCTGTAGTGGTTCATAAAATTTCAGAGACGCTTTCTGGCTTTAGGAGAGCGAGTTTTATAAATTTACTTTATGGCTTAGGAGCTTCAAGGCTTCCCATGCTGATTTTTCTCTTTACGATGGCATTCGTATGCTTAAAGCATAATGTGAACATAGTTTCTTCAAGATTTGCAATGGTTTATGTGATCTCCGTTTTGTGGATGTTCTATCTGTATGGGTTATGTGTTTCGAAGCTTTATGGGCTTTCGTTTTTAAGATCGATTTTCGCCGTGATTTTCTCGTTTATAGCTATCACAATGGCTATGTCTCTTCTTGGAAGGGCTTTCGGTTGGGTTTCCTTATCCATTCCAATTTTAGGCTAA
- a CDS encoding branched-chain amino acid ABC transporter permease: protein MVIFIIAGVLAVLPLIIKSVFFHHVLIMTLLYATLAQAWNIIGGYAGQVSFGHAVFFGIGAYTSTVLLRDFSLTPWIGAIIGGLIAVAVATVISYPTFKLRGHYFAIATFAIVEIFSELFKVWDYVEGAIGIDLPVLKEGFYNFMFYKNKLPYIYVMLAFFLFVFLLVRKLEKMRFGYYLKAIKESQEAAEAIGVNSTKYKLFAMMISAFLTALCGTFYAQYILRIEPATVMSLDVSIMIVLVAVLGGAGHLWGPLVGAAILVPLSEYTRALIGGTGKGVDLIIFGLLIMLVSTSQPRGVVGMFFSLRRRA, encoded by the coding sequence ATGGTAATATTTATAATTGCTGGAGTTCTGGCGGTTCTACCACTGATCATAAAGAGCGTTTTCTTCCACCATGTTTTGATAATGACGCTTCTTTATGCCACACTGGCTCAGGCGTGGAATATAATAGGCGGATATGCAGGACAGGTTTCCTTTGGACATGCGGTTTTCTTTGGTATCGGTGCCTATACCTCCACAGTTTTGCTAAGGGATTTCTCACTAACACCTTGGATCGGAGCTATAATCGGAGGACTGATAGCGGTAGCGGTTGCAACCGTGATATCTTATCCAACATTTAAGCTTAGAGGACATTACTTTGCTATAGCCACTTTTGCTATTGTGGAGATATTTAGCGAACTTTTTAAAGTATGGGATTACGTTGAAGGGGCTATAGGAATAGACCTTCCCGTTCTTAAAGAGGGCTTTTATAACTTCATGTTTTACAAGAATAAGCTTCCTTATATTTATGTGATGCTTGCTTTCTTTCTATTCGTTTTTCTTCTCGTTAGGAAGCTTGAGAAAATGCGTTTTGGATATTACCTTAAGGCTATAAAGGAAAGTCAGGAAGCTGCAGAGGCTATAGGTGTGAACTCCACGAAATATAAGCTCTTTGCTATGATGATATCTGCTTTTCTGACCGCTCTGTGCGGAACCTTTTATGCTCAATATATTCTCAGGATAGAGCCCGCTACGGTTATGTCTCTCGATGTTTCTATAATGATAGTTCTCGTAGCAGTACTTGGAGGAGCTGGTCATCTTTGGGGACCTCTCGTGGGAGCCGCTATTCTCGTTCCTCTATCGGAGTACACGCGTGCTCTTATAGGTGGAACAGGTAAAGGCGTTGATTTGATAATATTTGGGTTGCTTATAATGCTCGTTTCAACGAGTCAACCGAGGGGTGTAGTTGGAATGTTTTTCTCTCTTAGAAGGAGGGCGTAG